The proteins below come from a single Triticum aestivum cultivar Chinese Spring chromosome 5D, IWGSC CS RefSeq v2.1, whole genome shotgun sequence genomic window:
- the LOC123120391 gene encoding uncharacterized protein gives MPLPEGNTTYFMLLFGQYHLGRGHIGVSIKAKLYRLLEQRSATCPYFVIPLWRGSGYTTMFMQVQLPHMIFTGLEDYKARGTQASPYYTITHFTEFAETKDTVLVRGDVVFTSKLTDAEAKCLLVTAHSFYLNDVRYKLVERFNKETHDFEFKDVLQALEMPSM, from the exons ATGCCCCTACCTGAAGGCAATACAACTTATTTTATGCTTTTGTTTGGGCAA TACCACTTGGGAAGAGGTCACATAGGTGTATCTATTAAAGCAAAGCTTTACCGTCTCTTGGAACAAAGATCGGCTACATG CCCATATTTTGTTATTCCTTTGTGGAGAGGAAGTGGATATACCACCATGTTTATGCAAG TCCAGCTGCCACACATGATCTTCACAGGGCTTGAAGACTACAAAGCAAGAGGAACTCAAGCAAGCCCTTACTATACAATCACTCATTTCACAGAGTTTGCAGAAACCAAGGATACAGTGCTTGTCCGAGGAGACGTTGTCTTCACCAGCAAACTAACCGATGCAGAGGCGAAGTGTCTTTTAGTGACCGCGCACTCCTTCTACCTGAACGATGTGCGGTACAAGCTCGTGGAGCGTTTCAACAAGGAAACACATGATTTCGAGTTCAAAGACGTCCTTCAGGCGCTTGAAATGCCGTCCATGTGA